One Fusarium pseudograminearum CS3096 chromosome 4, whole genome shotgun sequence genomic window carries:
- the MID1 gene encoding MID1, giving the protein MIPNASISRLPISRKAYILTLVLSLFLCAFGNAHASELLHDSIFDAEALIERSDASNLIYEPDFGAFDRSILGRAPAEQSLLTNNGPDSRKLSPGATVCYVVDKKTLFGKDKRNDDGHEPRNAEDDPGHQNFRRAESKTVYISVNTCSRPTMKSKDKDNNPETAPQLSLYTSMSSKIKCPDSSNYNKTNSDLERIPFDEGAAMVTVNATDAIYISVAAPNITKKHDGDWEYQIAISFDEYYHNYDSQNGTARLLLMDTDSTSALLVTSNLTEDSSETQQIMKRPPPYQLFVGDEKLRSIDGLRHSACGLKQSAEIWANSNRTGRHNDLVTTGVTTRGPGQLPKQQFLIAGLNHSSSYLGILVKMPEGNGKRAETTGGGGTVYRATSFETSSSSNCKMVTNLDFCNETQYAVPGNDKKFNNTALAKHYDDYARKMYANFEKVMMQMPCETTPESLYSLVRNCDECRAAYKRWLCTVTIPRCEDVMGGSRFSVVRNAFQAFPNGTTLPDNFRKGLNSSANNSSRNAWIDETVKPGPYKELLPCQDICYDVVQSCPSAIGFTCPQPGFPSFDVSYGERNSDTSSITCNYPGEARTKISAARVVRPGTFMLSAVSLMLWLAV; this is encoded by the exons ATGATACCCAATGCATCCATATCACGACTACCGATATCAAGGAAAGCGTATATACTTACTCTAGTGCTGAGTCTTTTCCTCTGCGCTTTTGGAAATGCCCATGCCTCGGAACTATTGCATGACTCTATATTCGACGCCGAAGCACTTATCGAACGAAGCGATGCATCAAATCTCATATACGAACCTGACTTTGGCGCATTTGACCGCAGTATTCTCGGTCGTGCGCCAGCAGAACAGTCGCTCCTGACCAACAACGGCCCGGATAGTCGAAAGTTAAGTCCCGGCGCAACTGTTTGTTACGTCGTGGATAAGAAGACATTATttggcaaggacaagaggaACGACGATGGCCACGAACCGAGGAATGCCGAGGACGATCCTGGTCATCAAAACTTCCGTCGCGCAGAGTCTAAGACGGTCTACATATCTGTAAATACCTGTTCGAGGCCAACCATGAAatccaaggacaaggacaacaatCCTGAAACAGCACCACAACTCAGTCTCTACACTTCAATGTCAAGCAAGATCAAGTGTCCAGACTCATCTAACTATAACAAGACAAACTCTGACCTGGAAAGGATACCGTTCGACGAGGGCGCGGCCATGGTTACTGTTAATGCTACTGATGCCATCTACATTAGTGTTGCCGCTCCCAACATCACAAAAAAGCATGATGGCGACTGGGAGTATCAGATCGCGATATCCTTTGACGAGTACTATCATAACTATGACTCTCAAAACGGCACCGCTCgactgttgttgatggatacGGACTCGACCTCAGCACTTCTTGTCACTAGCAATCTGACTGAGGATTCAAGTGAGACTCAGCAAATTATGAAGAGGCCGCCCCCTTACCAATTATTCGTTGGCGACGAAAAACTGAGATCAATTGACGGCCTGCGACACTCAGCTTGTGGTCTTAAACAGAGCGCCGAAATTTGGGCGAATAGTAATAGGACAGGGCGACACAATGACCTCGTTACAACAGGTGTTACAACACGAGGACCAGGTCAACTACCCAAACAGCAATTCTTGATCGCAGGTCTCAACCACAGTTCCTCGTACTTGGGtatccttgtcaagatgccaGAAGGGAACGGCAAGAGGGCCGAAACAACAGGTGGCGGGGGTACAGTCTACCGGGCCACCTCGTTTGAAACATCATCCA GCTCAAATTGCAAGATGGTCACGAATCTTGACTTCTGCAACGAGACTCAATACGCTGTTCCAggcaacgacaagaagttTAATAACACAGCCCTGGCAAAACACTATGATGACTACGCCAGAAAGATGTATGCCAACTTTGAAAAGGTTATGATGCAGATGCCCTGCGAAACAACACCCGAGTCGCTCTACTCACTTGTGCGAAATTGCGATGAGTGCCGCGCCGCTTACAAGCGTTGGCTCTGCACAGTCACCATCCCTCGCTGTGAAGATGTCATGGGTGGTAGCAGGTTCAGTGTCGTCCGCAACGCTTTCCAGGCTTTCCCAAACGGGACCACGCTCCCTGATAATTTTCGCAAAGGACTCAACTCATCTGCAAACAACTCTTCCCGTAATGCCTGGATCGATGAAACAGTCAAGCCCGGCCCTTACAAGGAACTACTGCCTTGTCAAGATATCTGCTACGACGTCGTCCAGTCCTGCCCCTCGGCCATAGGGTTCACATGTCCGCAACCTGGATTCCCAAGTTTCGACGTCAGCTATGGAGAACGGAATTCCGATACTTCTAGCATCACATGCAACTATCCGGGCGAGGCGAGAACAAAGATCAGCGCGGCGAGGGTTGTTCGTCCTGGCACGTTTATGCTTAGTGCAGTGTCATTGATGTTATGGTTGGCAGTATGA